The Brassica napus cultivar Da-Ae chromosome C7, Da-Ae, whole genome shotgun sequence genomic interval tcgagaactctctttgtttttcaattcaataccatctggaattttcatgtatatctcattatccagtggaccatataagtaggcagttacaacatccattaaccgcatatcaAGACCTTCTCTTACAGCCAGACTTATTAGAAATCTTAAGgtcgtagcatccaccacaggggaataagtttcctcataatctattcctggtctttgtgagaatccttgtgcaacaagtcgtgctttatatctcacaacttctcctttctcatttctttttctcacaaaaacccatttgtatcccactggttttatGTTGTGAGGTGTCCGGATGATCTGTCCAAACACTCCTCTCTTTTTcagtgattctaactccacattaatggcttctttccatttcaaCCAATCTGGTCGTTGCATACATTCTAGTATAgatgtgggttctagatccttatTATCCATCAATTCGACTGCTACATTATAAGCAAATATATCACTCATGTCGACatgttttctgttccatttccttccagacatgacataatttattgagatctcattattgtcAGGAACTTCATTACCTTGATTCTTAGCGTCCCAAGTATCTTTTGGTGGTACATGAGTTTCCTTTTCCATGTCTAGAGTTTCCACTTTGTCGGATTTCTTTGCACTCTTTCTTTTCCGAACTTCTTTGTCTTTGGAACCtactggtctaccacgtttcaattGTGGTTTAGACGTAGTAGCAGCCTGATTATGTCCATCACGGACATCAAGtcttattggtgcatttgcagctggtatgtatgacttggttactctatttgggtcagcaaaggaatctggcaatctgttagctagctcttgaagatgtataatcttccggacttctagatcacaatctctagtccgaggatcctGCCAtgttaaggatgtttgattccattttATATCCTGTACCAGCTTACCATAATCTCCCCCTAATGCTGGATACTgggattcatcaaaatgacaatccgcgaacctggccttaaacaaatcacctgtTGTTGGCTCTAGGTACTTAATAATAGAAGGGGAATCGTATCCAACATATACTCCCATCCTCctctgaggtcccatctttgttctctgtggtggtgctaTAGGCACTTGGACGGCACATCCAAAAACTCTTAGATGGGATatatctggctcatgacccgttaGTAGTTGGGATGGCGAGTATTtgtgctcactagatggcctgatgcgaattagCTCAGCTGCATGTAGTACtgcatgtccccaagctgatactgggAGTTTGGTATTCATTAAGAGTGGCCGGGCAATCAGCTGGATCTGTTTTATAAAGGATTCAGCCAGGCCATTCTGAGTATGGACATGTCCTACAGAAtgctccacacttacccccatggacatacaatagtcattaaaagcttgggaagtgaattcacttgcattgtctagacgtatagtctttaatggaaaatctggaaaatgtgctctcagtcttattatctgagcCAGCAATCTTGCAAGTGCTAGATTACGAGTTGATAGgagacaaacatgtgaccatcttgtggatgcatcaatcaggaccataaaatatctaaatgtgCCACATGGTGGGTGTActggtccacaaatatcaacTTGTATTCTTTCTAGGAAATTTGTCACTTCCTTATTCACTTTGGTACGTGATGGCTTAGTAATTAGTTTCCCTTGTGAGCATGCTTCACATGTGATATTCTTAGGgataactctttttgttttcaaactgtgaccatttgaatttgatatgagttttcgcatcatgttcgaACCGGGGTGTCCCAGCCGATTGTGCCAAAGAGTGAACTCTTCTTTGAATTCTTTATTCAAGACGGCATTAGCCTCAACAAGACTGGTCTGGGCATAATAAAGACCAGTCCCACACGCAGGTATAGTCTCAAAGACTTTCTTATTGCCTTGGGtgattttataaatctgtaGGAATTCTTTACTTCCTTCACCCATTGTTTCGATGTGGAAACCATTCAGTCttatgtctttaaagctcaatagaATTCTGTTTGAGCTAGGTGAGTACAAAGCATCTTCAATCTCAAGATGTGTACCTTTTGGCAATAAGATATTGGCGTGGCCATAGCCTTCAATTAAGCTAGCCGTGCCAGCTATAGTGGTGATGTTAGCTACCTTATGTGTGAGATGTATGAAAAATCGTTTGTCTctcaaaatggtgtggctggtGCCACTGTCCACCACGATTGTATCCATTCCACTTTTCATTCTTCAAAAACAATAATCATAAAGTTaatgaacaataataaaattttcagagaTGGTATCTTTAATGATCTAATTCTTAGGCAtatgagaaatgaaaaaaaaaattattcattcatAAGGATAAAGTTAAATCCAAAGCCAAACACTGATAAACAATCTTAAAGAACACCAAATCCAGgggaaaacaataaaaaaaatgatatgaaattttaattccTTATTTCAGTATGTCTGAAGTTTCAAACTCCATGTGATCAACTTTGTCTGACTCGTGCTGGTGATCCTGGACGTCTTccaagtcatcatcatcatcaccatcatatCCCGGGTCTCGAACCATGTTAGCTTCCGGGTTTCTTTTTAAACTCTCCATGTAAAGCTCACACAAATGCTTAGGAGTTCGGAAATTCTTTGCCCAATGATTACCCATACCACATATGTGGCATCGATCAGCTTTGATCTGTGGTTTAAAAGACACACTACGGCCTCGGCCACGACCACGGCTAAAGCCGGGTGTGGTACCGCGACCACGTCCTCGCCCGTGTGCTTTAAAAGAACCACGACCTCGTCCTTGAATTCTTCCACGGTTTGGACCGGGATGGTCATTGTGTTGGACAAGGTTACTCTCTTTCTTTGGCTCTATAGCCAGCTTAGAGATGTCGGGTAATGGAGCTGTACCaggaggtctcatctcactgtttttcAATAACAGTTCGTTGTTAGCTTCAGCCAACAAGAGACATTCTATCAACTCAGTATATGTGGCGAAATTCCTCTCTCTGTACTGCTGTTGCAATACCATGTTGGTTTGAGGAAACGTGGAGAGAGTTTTATTAAGCATCTCTTCCTCGGTTACTTTTTCACCACATAACCTTAACAAGGACACAATTCTGAACAGGACTGAGTTGTACTCGTCTACTGATTTGTAGTCCAAGAACCTTATGTGTTTCCAATCATATtgagcctttggaagcaacaccgttttctggtggtcATATCTTCGCTGTAAAGCGATCCAAAGGTCATATGGATTTTCCATGGTCATGTACTGAGTTTTCAAGTTCTCTTGGAGATGGTGGCGTATCATGTAGATAGCTCTATACTTGTCTTTGTCACTGGAATTGTTGTCTTTGGTGATTGTGTCACCAAGATCTTTTGATCGCAGCATGATCTTTGCATCAAGCGCCCATTCCAGGTAGTTGTCACCATTGCTTTTCAAAGCACTGAAATCAAGATTCGCAATCTTTGACatctgaaaaatatttgtagtttatccccattagtaagaaaataatcgGATCATTCACATACTCTTTCAGTCGGATACAAGCAATGCAagtaaataacaatattttttttcaatgatCCAAACGATTTCATGTAtatgcaggaaggtaaagttaaacctatacatCTAGGATAAAGTTAAATCCATTGCATGAAATCTGATCAGTTTTATCAATTTTCGACATGAAAGTAAACTAATCAGTATGAATGATCTATCCTAATCAGATGATTTCATGTGAtatgcaggaaggtaaagttaaacctatacaaaatcgagataaagttaaatccatgcatgaaatcagattagtatacattttttaaaaaaatgcaatcatttcttacttttatttgttttcgatatttatcagattaaatataatgatttgataatgCTAGTATATCAGTAATAATccgaaatttatttattttcagataaatacTAGCAATTCCTATTCCTAGtaggattaggaaaaaaaaatcgatatttttctgataaatgctgaaaatcctatttttttttaagataaagatataaggtttttaaaaaaataggaaaatcgaattaaaatatataatatattgttttcagtcggatttatcaaaaaaaatcggatttatctttaaaatttcagatttatctataagaaaaatcggatttatcttaaaaatattaaaaaaattctttcaaatttgaGACAGGTTCTAGTCGATTTCAACATATCAGAGAAAGACTTTAAACATTCAAGAACAAGTTTCTAATGCAAGAAAACAATCAGATTAAGTTGATGCAGCAGTcggatatgtaaaaaaaattggtgtaaTTGTCAACCTAAAAGGTTCTAGCAATTAACTCACATCatgaagattaaaaaaaatcaaacaagcttaAACAGGGTGAAATAAGACGAGATTTAAGCTTTGAaaatagattagggttttagattttattctgCAAAGACATACGGCTAGATGTAGCTGTATGTATGCGGCTGAGGGTTTAAAtcctttttggttttgttttgagttttctgaAGATACCTGAACCTTTTGTGATGAGTTGAACGGTCTGTGAGGAGAGAGAGCTGCTGCTGGTTGCTGACAGAGAGAAAAGGAGGCGACTGGAAGAGCTTTAGGAGTCGCCGAAAAATAGCAAGAGATCGTTTGGTTTCTGATTTATGGGTGGTGGATTTTTGGAAGGGTTTAGAGACAaggtcgtgctgataacgtgttgtgaatgaagagggaaacttgtgtgtattattaggtcgaccaattggtctttatatacatatggtaatgacggtctaagtactgaatcgac includes:
- the LOC106354926 gene encoding uncharacterized protein LOC106354926; this encodes MSKIANLDFSALKSNGDNYLEWALDAKIMLRSKDLGDTITKDNNSSDKDKYRAIYMIRHHLQENLKTQYMTMENPYDLWIALQRRYDHQKTVLLPKAQYDWKHIRFLDYKSVDEYNSVLFRIVSLLRLCGEKVTEEEMLNKTLSTFPQTNMVLQQQYRERNFATYTELIECLLLAEANNELLLKNSEMRPPGTAPLPDISKLAIEPKKESNLVQHNDHPGPNRGRIQGRGRGSFKAHGRGRGRGTTPGFSRGRGRGRSVSFKPQIKADRCHICGMGNHWAKNFRTPKHLCELYMESLKRNPEANMVRDPGYDGDDDDDLEDVQDHQHESDKVDHMEFETSDILK